The proteins below are encoded in one region of Balaenoptera acutorostrata chromosome 11, mBalAcu1.1, whole genome shotgun sequence:
- the GLS2 gene encoding glutaminase liver isoform, mitochondrial isoform X7 has translation MRSIKALQNSLSRAGSYCRRGGWGHLSRSPLLGGGVRHHLSEAAAQGRETPHSHQPQHQDHDSSESGMLSRLGDLLFYTIAEGQERIPIHKFTTALKATGLQTSDPRLRDCMSQMRRMVRETSSGGLLDRDLFRKCVSRNIVLLTQAFRKKFVIPDFEEFTSHVDRIFEDAKELTGGKVAAYIPQLAKSNPDLWGVSLCTVDGQRHSVGHTKIPFCLQSCVKPLTYAISISTLGTDYVHKFVGKEPSGLRYNKLSLNEEGIPHNPMVNAGAIVVSSLIKMDCNKAEKFDFVSSLTAQPLAAFLHGMLSIPAAPVPGSNPTLMVHQPILEALFPEVLQYLNKMAGNEYMGFSNATFQSEKETGDRNYAIGYYLKEKKCFPKGVDMMAALDLYFQLCSVEVTCESGSVMAATLANGGICPITGESVLSAEAVRNTLSLMHSCGMYDFSGQFAFHFQLCPQGGPASQVSCVRSHPPGGAQYHGNDVSITSPGQAGQQL, from the exons ATGCGCTCCATCAAGGCTCTGCAGAATTCGCTGAGCCGGGCCGGCAGTTACTGCCGGCGGGGAGGCTGGGGTCACCTGAGCCGGAGCCCCCTCCTTGGCGGGGGCGTCCGGCACCACCTCAGTGAGGCCGCGGCGCAGGGCAGGGAGACGCCACACAGCCACCAGCCGCAGCACCAGGATCA TGATTCGTCAGAGAGTGGCATGCTGTCCCGTCTGGGTGATCTGCTCTTCTACACTATTGCTGAGGGTCAGGAACGAATCCCTATCCACAAGTTCACTACT GCACTGAAGGCCACTGGACTGCAGACATCAGATCCCCGGCTCCGGGACTGCATGAGCCAGATGCGCCGCATGGTTCGAGAGACAAGCAGTGGTGGCCTCTTGGACCGAGATCTCTTCCGAAA GTGTGTGAGCAGGAACATTGTGCTCCTGACCCAGGCATTCCGAAAGAAGTTCGTCATTCCTGATTTTGAGGAGTTCACGAGCCATGTGGACCGCATCTTTGAGGATGCCAAGGAGCTCACTGGAGGCAAA GTGGCGGCCTACATCCCTCAGCTGGCCAAGTCAAATCCAGATCTGTGGGGCGTCTCCCTGTGCACTGTGGATGGTCAGCG GCACTCCGTGGGCCACACAAAGATCCCCTTCTGCCTGCAGTCCTGTGTGAAGCCCCTCACCTATGCCATCTCCATAAGCACCCTAGGCACTGACTACGTGCACAAGTTCGTGGGCAAGGAGCCCAGTGGCCTGCGCTACAACAAGCTCTCCCTCAATGAGGAAG GAATCCCCCATAACCCCATGGTCAATGCTGGTGCCATTGTTGTGAGCTCCCTGATCAAG ATGGACTGTAACAAAGCAGAGAAGTTTGATTTTGTAAGTTCCCTCACTGCTCAGCCCCTGGCTGCTTTTCTCCATGGCATGTTGTCCATTCCAGCTGCCCCAGTGCCTGGCTCTAACCCCACTTTGATGGTGCACCAGCCCATACTAGAAGCCTTATTTCCAGAG gtctTGCAGTATCTGAATAAAATGGCTGGGAATGAATACATGGGTTTCAGCAATGCCAC ATTCcagtcagagaaggaaacaggGGATCGGAATTATGCCATCGGCTATTATCTAAAGGAAAAGAAG TGCTTTCCTAAAGGGGTGGACATGATGGCTGCCCTGGATCTCTACTTCCAG CTGTGCTCCGTGGAGGTGACCTGTGAATCAGGCAGTGTCATGGCAGCCACCCTGGCCAATGGCGGGATCTGCCCCATCACAGGCGAGAGCGTGCTGAGCGCTGAAGCAGTGCGCAACACCCTCAGCCTCATGCACTCCTGCGGCATGTATGACTTCTCGGGCCAGTTTGCTTTCCAT